One window of Siniperca chuatsi isolate FFG_IHB_CAS linkage group LG19, ASM2008510v1, whole genome shotgun sequence genomic DNA carries:
- the LOC122866906 gene encoding myosin-2 heavy chain-like isoform X1, which produces MRNAAVSLALLLCLHRAWAQGESGGVTGNDITQTEGENRKKEVQFEIQGVKPTNDQSSSQTNITPDIWAELKELRDMAIEHRSKIEKLEQEKTATQARLTASESKNAVLEARMSSSENVVKELQRKNIILGARMSASDNKMEDLKRDNKVLEARMNTSENLAVDLKRENLDLVARVTASENKNKVLEARMSSSENEVNELKRENADLLARVTASENKNTVLEARMSSSENEVNELKRENADRPKVVFSVSLTDAGQVGPFNTDITLKFSKVLTNIGQAYSPTTGIFTAPVRGAYYFRFTLWDNRVSSWMGAKLYHNDKSIMWSYDLNDTNGYVSCSNALVLQLDKGDVVYMVLPTNYKVFDDSYNRTTFGGFLLFTL; this is translated from the exons ATGAGGAATGCTGCAGTTTCTCTGGCATTGCTGCTCTGTCTGCACCGGGCATGGGCTCAGGGTGAGAGTGGAGGGGTGACAGGGAACGATATCACTCAGACAGAGGGggaaaacaggaagaaagagGTTCAGTTTGAGATTCAGGGCGTCAAACCAACTAATGATCAGAGCAGCAGCCAGACCAACATCACCCCCGATATCTGGGCTGAGCTGAAGGAGCTGAGAGACATGGCCATCGAACACAGGAGCAAGATAGAGAAGCTAGAGCAAGAGAAAACAG CCACACAGGCCAGACTGACAGCCAGTGAAAGCAAGAATgcag TTTTGGAGGCGAGAATGAGCTCCAGTGAAAATGTGGTCAAAGAGCTCCAGAGAAAGAACATAA TATTGGGGGCCAGAATGAGCGCCAGTGACAACAAGATGGAAGACCTCAAGAGAGACAACAAAG TTTTGGAGGCCAGAATGAACACCAGTGAAAATTTAGCCGTGGACCTCAAGAGAGAGAACTTGG ATCTTGTGGCTAGAGTAACAGCAAGCGAAAATAAGAACAAGG TTTTAGAGGCCAGAATGAGCTCCAGTGAAAATGAGGTGAATGAGCTCAAGAGAGAGAACGCAG ATCTTTTGGCTAGAGTAACAGCAAGCGAAAATAAGAACACAG TTTTAGAGGCCAGAATGAGTTCCAGTGAAAACGAGGTGAATGAGCTCAAGAGAGAGAACGCAG accGTCCAAAGGTGGTGTTCTCAGTAAGTCTTACTGACGCAGGACAAGTTGGACCCTTCAATACTGACATCACACTTAAGTTCAGTAAAGTCCTCACCAACATCGGCCAGGCCTACAGCCCAACTACAG GTATCTTCACAGCCCCAGTCAGAGGAGCCTACTACTTCAGATTCACTCTGTGGGACAACCGTGTGTCATCTTGGATGGGTGCCAAACTTTACCACAATGACAAGAGTATAATGTGGAGTTATGATTTAAATGATACCAACGGCTATGTCAGTTGTTCTAATGCATTAGTTCTTCAACTGGACAAGGGAGATGTGGTCTACATGGTTCTCCCCACAAACTACAAAGTGTTTGATGATTCCTATAATCGTACCACTTTTGGTGgatttctactttttactctgTGA
- the LOC122866906 gene encoding myosin-2 heavy chain-like isoform X2, whose translation MRNAAVSLALLLCLHRAWAQGESGGVTGNDITQTEGENRKKEVQFEIQGVKPTNDQSSSQTNITPDIWAELKELRDMAIEHRSKIEKLEQEKTATQARLTASESKNAVLEARMSSSENVVKELQRKNIILGARMSASDNKMEDLKRDNKVLEARMNTSENLAVDLKRENLDLVARVTASENKNTVLEARMSSSENEVNELKRENADLLARVTASENKNTVLEARMSSSENEVNELKRENADRPKVVFSVSLTDAGQVGPFNTDITLKFSKVLTNIGQAYSPTTGIFTAPVRGAYYFRFTLWDNRVSSWMGAKLYHNDKSIMWSYDLNDTNGYVSCSNALVLQLDKGDVVYMVLPTNYKVFDDSYNRTTFGGFLLFTL comes from the exons ATGAGGAATGCTGCAGTTTCTCTGGCATTGCTGCTCTGTCTGCACCGGGCATGGGCTCAGGGTGAGAGTGGAGGGGTGACAGGGAACGATATCACTCAGACAGAGGGggaaaacaggaagaaagagGTTCAGTTTGAGATTCAGGGCGTCAAACCAACTAATGATCAGAGCAGCAGCCAGACCAACATCACCCCCGATATCTGGGCTGAGCTGAAGGAGCTGAGAGACATGGCCATCGAACACAGGAGCAAGATAGAGAAGCTAGAGCAAGAGAAAACAG CCACACAGGCCAGACTGACAGCCAGTGAAAGCAAGAATgcag TTTTGGAGGCGAGAATGAGCTCCAGTGAAAATGTGGTCAAAGAGCTCCAGAGAAAGAACATAA TATTGGGGGCCAGAATGAGCGCCAGTGACAACAAGATGGAAGACCTCAAGAGAGACAACAAAG TTTTGGAGGCCAGAATGAACACCAGTGAAAATTTAGCCGTGGACCTCAAGAGAGAGAACTTGG ATCTTGTGGCTAGAGTAACAGCAAGCGAAAATAAGAA CACAGTTTTAGAGGCCAGAATGAGCTCCAGTGAAAATGAGGTGAATGAGCTCAAGAGAGAGAACGCAG ATCTTTTGGCTAGAGTAACAGCAAGCGAAAATAAGAACACAG TTTTAGAGGCCAGAATGAGTTCCAGTGAAAACGAGGTGAATGAGCTCAAGAGAGAGAACGCAG accGTCCAAAGGTGGTGTTCTCAGTAAGTCTTACTGACGCAGGACAAGTTGGACCCTTCAATACTGACATCACACTTAAGTTCAGTAAAGTCCTCACCAACATCGGCCAGGCCTACAGCCCAACTACAG GTATCTTCACAGCCCCAGTCAGAGGAGCCTACTACTTCAGATTCACTCTGTGGGACAACCGTGTGTCATCTTGGATGGGTGCCAAACTTTACCACAATGACAAGAGTATAATGTGGAGTTATGATTTAAATGATACCAACGGCTATGTCAGTTGTTCTAATGCATTAGTTCTTCAACTGGACAAGGGAGATGTGGTCTACATGGTTCTCCCCACAAACTACAAAGTGTTTGATGATTCCTATAATCGTACCACTTTTGGTGgatttctactttttactctgTGA
- the LOC122866906 gene encoding uncharacterized protein LOC122866906 isoform X3, producing MRNAAVSLALLLCLHRAWAQGESGGVTGNDITQTEGENRKKEVQFEIQGVKPTNDQSSSQTNITPDIWAELKELRDMAIEHRSKIEKLEQEKTATQARLTASESKNAVLEARMSSSENVVKELQRKNIILGARMSASDNKMEDLKRDNKVLEARMNTSENLAVDLKRENLDLVARVTASENKNKVLEARMSSSENEVNELKRENADRPKVVFSVSLTDAGQVGPFNTDITLKFSKVLTNIGQAYSPTTGIFTAPVRGAYYFRFTLWDNRVSSWMGAKLYHNDKSIMWSYDLNDTNGYVSCSNALVLQLDKGDVVYMVLPTNYKVFDDSYNRTTFGGFLLFTL from the exons ATGAGGAATGCTGCAGTTTCTCTGGCATTGCTGCTCTGTCTGCACCGGGCATGGGCTCAGGGTGAGAGTGGAGGGGTGACAGGGAACGATATCACTCAGACAGAGGGggaaaacaggaagaaagagGTTCAGTTTGAGATTCAGGGCGTCAAACCAACTAATGATCAGAGCAGCAGCCAGACCAACATCACCCCCGATATCTGGGCTGAGCTGAAGGAGCTGAGAGACATGGCCATCGAACACAGGAGCAAGATAGAGAAGCTAGAGCAAGAGAAAACAG CCACACAGGCCAGACTGACAGCCAGTGAAAGCAAGAATgcag TTTTGGAGGCGAGAATGAGCTCCAGTGAAAATGTGGTCAAAGAGCTCCAGAGAAAGAACATAA TATTGGGGGCCAGAATGAGCGCCAGTGACAACAAGATGGAAGACCTCAAGAGAGACAACAAAG TTTTGGAGGCCAGAATGAACACCAGTGAAAATTTAGCCGTGGACCTCAAGAGAGAGAACTTGG ATCTTGTGGCTAGAGTAACAGCAAGCGAAAATAAGAACAAGG TTTTAGAGGCCAGAATGAGCTCCAGTGAAAATGAGGTGAATGAGCTCAAGAGAGAGAACGCAG accGTCCAAAGGTGGTGTTCTCAGTAAGTCTTACTGACGCAGGACAAGTTGGACCCTTCAATACTGACATCACACTTAAGTTCAGTAAAGTCCTCACCAACATCGGCCAGGCCTACAGCCCAACTACAG GTATCTTCACAGCCCCAGTCAGAGGAGCCTACTACTTCAGATTCACTCTGTGGGACAACCGTGTGTCATCTTGGATGGGTGCCAAACTTTACCACAATGACAAGAGTATAATGTGGAGTTATGATTTAAATGATACCAACGGCTATGTCAGTTGTTCTAATGCATTAGTTCTTCAACTGGACAAGGGAGATGTGGTCTACATGGTTCTCCCCACAAACTACAAAGTGTTTGATGATTCCTATAATCGTACCACTTTTGGTGgatttctactttttactctgTGA
- the pdia4 gene encoding protein disulfide-isomerase A4 isoform X1, whose product MKKVALLLIVLLGVAHFATVIRCEDDVTEEKEETDEEDSDDDEEEDDDDDTEVKEDNGVLVLTDSNFDPFMQGKDTVLVEFYAPWCGHCKQFAPEYEKIAQTLKENDPPIPVAKVDATVATELANKFEVSGYPTIKILKNGEPVDYDGERTEKAIVARVKEVAKPDWKPPPEATLVLTKDNFDETVNNADIILVEFYAPWCGHCKRLAPEYEKAAKELSQRSPPIPLAKVDGTVESEIASRFEVTGYPTLKIFRKGKVFDYNGPREQHGRSLILWTLIQVFQVYPCCFLCMQACMQTFYFCSAITIDPVSTFPVGIVDYMGEQAGPPSKQVQAVKQVQELIKDGDDAVIVGVFSSEQDAGYQIYIEACNALREDFTFRHSFSSEVIKLLKASPGQIVIVHPEKFRSKYEPTSHTLAVKDSTSVSEVQEFFKKHVIPLVGHRKPSNDAKRYARRPLVVVYYGVDFSFDYRKATQFWRSKVLEVAKDFPEYAFAIADEEDFAEELKSLGLSESGEEVNVGILADGGKKFAMEPEEFDSEVLRDFVMAFKKGKLKPIIKSQPVPKNNKGPVKVVVGKTFDEIVMDTQKDVLIEFYAPWCGHCKKMEPDYLALGKKYKGEKNLVIAKMDATANDVPNESYKMEGFPTIYFAPSNSKQSPIKFEGGDRTVDGLSKFLEKHATKLSQKRDEL is encoded by the exons ATGAAGAAGGTTGCTCTGCTGCTGATTGTTTTGCTCGGCGTTGCACATTTTGCAACTGTTATCAGATGTGAAGATG ATGTtacagaggagaaggaggagactGATGAAGaggacagtgatgatgatgaggaggaggatgatgatgacgacacAGAGGTGAAAGAAGATAACGGAGTGCTGGTTCTCACCGACAGCAACTTTGACCCTTTCATGCAGGGCAAAGACACAGTTCTGGTTGAGTTTTATGCCCCATG GTGTGGCCACTGCAAACAGTTTGCCCCAGAGTATGAAAAAATTGCTCAGACTCTCAAGGAGAACGACCCTCCTATACCTGTGGCCAAAGTGGACGCAACAGTAGCCACTGAGTTAGCGAACAAGTTTGAAGTGTCCGGTTATCCCACCATCAAGATCCTGAAAAATGGGGAACCTGTGGACTATGATGGAGAAAGGACAGAGAAGG CTATTGTGGCCCGGGTGAAAGAGGTGGCTAAACCAGATTGGAAGCCCCCTCCTGAGGCGACGCTGGTGCTGACCAAGGACAACTTTGATGAGACCGTTAACAACGCGGACATCATCCTGGTGGAGTTCTACGCTCCATG GTGCGGACACTGTAAGCGTTTGGCTCCAGAGTACGAGAAAGCAGCCAAGGAGTTGAGCCAGCGCTCTCCTCCCATTCCTCTGGCCAAGGTGGACGGCACTGTGGAGAGTGAGATCGCCTCACGTTTTGAAGTTACAGGCTATCCCACCCTCAAGATCTTCAGGAAAGGCAAGGTGTTCGACTACAATGGACCCAGAGAGCAGCACGGTAGGTCACTTATACTATGGACACTAATACAGGTCTTTCAGGTCTATCCTTGCTGTTTTCTATGTATGCAGGCCTGTATGCAGACATTCTATTTTTGTTCAGCCATCACAATTGATCCAGTTTCCACTTTCCCTGTAGGCATTGTTGACTACATGGGTGAGCAGGCAGGGCCTCCCTCCAAGCAGGTCCAGGCAGTAAAACAGGTACAGGAGCTCATCAAGGATGGCGACGATGCTGTCATAGTCGGTGTGTTCTCCAGTGAACAGGACGCAGGTTATCAGATCTACATTGAGGCTT GTAATGCACTGAGGGAAGACTTCACCTTCCGGCACTCCTTCAGCTCTGAAGTGATCAAACTGCTCAAAGCTTCGCCCGGTCAGATTGTCATCGTTCACCCTGAAAAGTTCCGCTCCAAGTACGAGCCAACGTCACACACACTCGCAGTCAAG GACTCTACATCGGTGTCAGAAGTGCAGGAGTTCTTCAAAAAGCATGTGATTCCTCTGGTGGGCCACAGAAAACCAAGCAATGATGCCAAGCGCTACGCCAGACGACCCCTGGTGGTTGTGTACTATGGAGTTGACTTCAGCTTTGACTACAGGAAAG cTACGCAGTTCTGGAGGTCCAAGGTGCTTGAGGTGGCCAAGGACTTCCCAGAGTATGCATTTGCCATCGCTGATGAGGAGGACTTTGCAGAAGAGCTGAAGAGCCTGGGCCTGAGCGAGAGTGGAGAGGAAGTGAATGTGGGAATTCTGGCAGATGGAGGCAAAAAGTTTGCCATGGAGCCAGAGGAGTTTGACTCTGAGGTGCTGAGAGACTTTGTTATGGCTTTCAAGAAAG GAAAGCTCAAACCCATCATCAAGTCCCAGCCAGTGCCAAAGAACAACAAAGGACCAGTTAAGGTTGTGGTAGGAAAGACCTTTGATGAAATAGTCATGGATACCCAGAAGGATGTCCTGATCGAGTTTTATGCTCCCTGGTGTGGCCACTGTAAGAAAATGGAGCCCGATTATTTGGCACTGGGCAAGAAGTACAAGGGGGAGAAGAACCTGGTGATCGCCAAGATGGACGCCACAGCAAACGATGTGCCAAATGAGAGCTACAAAATGGAAGGTTTCCCTACAATATACTTTGCCCCAAGCAACAGCAAGCAGAGCCCCATCAAATTCGAAGGTGGAGACAGAACAGTAGACGGGCTCAGCAAGTTCTTGGAAAAGCACGCCACAAAGCTATCACAGAAGAGAGACGAACTTTGA
- the pdia4 gene encoding protein disulfide-isomerase A4 isoform X2: MKKVALLLIVLLGVAHFATVIRCEDDVTEEKEETDEEDSDDDEEEDDDDDTEVKEDNGVLVLTDSNFDPFMQGKDTVLVEFYAPWCGHCKQFAPEYEKIAQTLKENDPPIPVAKVDATVATELANKFEVSGYPTIKILKNGEPVDYDGERTEKAIVARVKEVAKPDWKPPPEATLVLTKDNFDETVNNADIILVEFYAPWCGHCKRLAPEYEKAAKELSQRSPPIPLAKVDGTVESEIASRFEVTGYPTLKIFRKGKVFDYNGPREQHGIVDYMGEQAGPPSKQVQAVKQVQELIKDGDDAVIVGVFSSEQDAGYQIYIEACNALREDFTFRHSFSSEVIKLLKASPGQIVIVHPEKFRSKYEPTSHTLAVKDSTSVSEVQEFFKKHVIPLVGHRKPSNDAKRYARRPLVVVYYGVDFSFDYRKATQFWRSKVLEVAKDFPEYAFAIADEEDFAEELKSLGLSESGEEVNVGILADGGKKFAMEPEEFDSEVLRDFVMAFKKGKLKPIIKSQPVPKNNKGPVKVVVGKTFDEIVMDTQKDVLIEFYAPWCGHCKKMEPDYLALGKKYKGEKNLVIAKMDATANDVPNESYKMEGFPTIYFAPSNSKQSPIKFEGGDRTVDGLSKFLEKHATKLSQKRDEL, encoded by the exons ATGAAGAAGGTTGCTCTGCTGCTGATTGTTTTGCTCGGCGTTGCACATTTTGCAACTGTTATCAGATGTGAAGATG ATGTtacagaggagaaggaggagactGATGAAGaggacagtgatgatgatgaggaggaggatgatgatgacgacacAGAGGTGAAAGAAGATAACGGAGTGCTGGTTCTCACCGACAGCAACTTTGACCCTTTCATGCAGGGCAAAGACACAGTTCTGGTTGAGTTTTATGCCCCATG GTGTGGCCACTGCAAACAGTTTGCCCCAGAGTATGAAAAAATTGCTCAGACTCTCAAGGAGAACGACCCTCCTATACCTGTGGCCAAAGTGGACGCAACAGTAGCCACTGAGTTAGCGAACAAGTTTGAAGTGTCCGGTTATCCCACCATCAAGATCCTGAAAAATGGGGAACCTGTGGACTATGATGGAGAAAGGACAGAGAAGG CTATTGTGGCCCGGGTGAAAGAGGTGGCTAAACCAGATTGGAAGCCCCCTCCTGAGGCGACGCTGGTGCTGACCAAGGACAACTTTGATGAGACCGTTAACAACGCGGACATCATCCTGGTGGAGTTCTACGCTCCATG GTGCGGACACTGTAAGCGTTTGGCTCCAGAGTACGAGAAAGCAGCCAAGGAGTTGAGCCAGCGCTCTCCTCCCATTCCTCTGGCCAAGGTGGACGGCACTGTGGAGAGTGAGATCGCCTCACGTTTTGAAGTTACAGGCTATCCCACCCTCAAGATCTTCAGGAAAGGCAAGGTGTTCGACTACAATGGACCCAGAGAGCAGCACG GCATTGTTGACTACATGGGTGAGCAGGCAGGGCCTCCCTCCAAGCAGGTCCAGGCAGTAAAACAGGTACAGGAGCTCATCAAGGATGGCGACGATGCTGTCATAGTCGGTGTGTTCTCCAGTGAACAGGACGCAGGTTATCAGATCTACATTGAGGCTT GTAATGCACTGAGGGAAGACTTCACCTTCCGGCACTCCTTCAGCTCTGAAGTGATCAAACTGCTCAAAGCTTCGCCCGGTCAGATTGTCATCGTTCACCCTGAAAAGTTCCGCTCCAAGTACGAGCCAACGTCACACACACTCGCAGTCAAG GACTCTACATCGGTGTCAGAAGTGCAGGAGTTCTTCAAAAAGCATGTGATTCCTCTGGTGGGCCACAGAAAACCAAGCAATGATGCCAAGCGCTACGCCAGACGACCCCTGGTGGTTGTGTACTATGGAGTTGACTTCAGCTTTGACTACAGGAAAG cTACGCAGTTCTGGAGGTCCAAGGTGCTTGAGGTGGCCAAGGACTTCCCAGAGTATGCATTTGCCATCGCTGATGAGGAGGACTTTGCAGAAGAGCTGAAGAGCCTGGGCCTGAGCGAGAGTGGAGAGGAAGTGAATGTGGGAATTCTGGCAGATGGAGGCAAAAAGTTTGCCATGGAGCCAGAGGAGTTTGACTCTGAGGTGCTGAGAGACTTTGTTATGGCTTTCAAGAAAG GAAAGCTCAAACCCATCATCAAGTCCCAGCCAGTGCCAAAGAACAACAAAGGACCAGTTAAGGTTGTGGTAGGAAAGACCTTTGATGAAATAGTCATGGATACCCAGAAGGATGTCCTGATCGAGTTTTATGCTCCCTGGTGTGGCCACTGTAAGAAAATGGAGCCCGATTATTTGGCACTGGGCAAGAAGTACAAGGGGGAGAAGAACCTGGTGATCGCCAAGATGGACGCCACAGCAAACGATGTGCCAAATGAGAGCTACAAAATGGAAGGTTTCCCTACAATATACTTTGCCCCAAGCAACAGCAAGCAGAGCCCCATCAAATTCGAAGGTGGAGACAGAACAGTAGACGGGCTCAGCAAGTTCTTGGAAAAGCACGCCACAAAGCTATCACAGAAGAGAGACGAACTTTGA